A genomic stretch from Setaria viridis chromosome 1, Setaria_viridis_v4.0, whole genome shotgun sequence includes:
- the LOC117847006 gene encoding zinc finger CCCH domain-containing protein 15 has translation MADGGGSGGAGAGEPGSGAGTAPVCSFVRKPPKNIRKRPAAPAGSDDDDGGGGGALAALRSKKGPSSAGKLVFSSADASSEPRRFQYESSRTIQSTDSRATATLETETEFDRDARAIRERQLKQAEEALKKNPSGAASASASGAGEVYKGIHGYTDHKAGFRREHTVSSEKAGGSHGPLRASAHIRLSARFDYQPDICKDYKETGYCGYGDSCKFMHDRGDYKSGWQMEKEWEEAEKARKRRIAMGGGGSDDEAAEDEDDDDEEALPFACFICRQPFVDPVVTKCKHYFCEHCALKHHSKNKKCFVCNKATLGIFNAAQEIRKKMAQDKKQQQEQ, from the exons ATGGCCGacggcgggggcagcggcggcgccggcgccggcgagccagGGTCCGGCGCTGGCACGGCACCGGTGTGCAGCTTCGTGCGGAAACCGCCCAAGAACATCCGGAAGcggcccgccgcgcccgccggctccgacgacgacgacggcggcggcggcggcgccctcgctGCCTTGCGGTCGAAGAAGGGCCCGTCCTCCGCGGGAAAGCTCGTCTTCTCCTCCGCCGACGCCTCCTCCGAGCCGCGGCGGTTCCAGTACGAGTCGTCCCGGACGATCCAGTCCACGGACagccgcgccaccgccacgcTCGAGACGGAGACGGAGTTCGACCGCGACGCGCGCGCCATCCGCGAGCGCCAGCTCAAGCAGGCCGAGGAAGCCCTCAAGAAGAACCCATCAggggccgcctccgcctctgcctccggcgccggcgaggtgtaCAAGGGGATCCACGGATACACCGACCACAAGGCCGGGTTCCGCCGGGAGCACACGGTGTCAAGCGAGAAGGCCGGCGGCTCGCACGGCCCGCTCCGGGCGTCCGCGCACATCCGCCTCTCCGCGCGGTTCGACTACCAGCCTGACATCTGCAAGGACTACAAGGAGACGGGCTACTGTGGTTACGGTGATTCCTGCAAGTTCATGCACGACAGAGGGGATTACAAGTCTGGGTGGCAGATGGAGAAGGAGTGGGAGGAGGCTGAGAAGGCCCGCAAGCGGCGCATTGCGATGGGTGGGGGTGGGAGTGACGATGAGGCagcagaggatgaggatgatgatgacgaggaggccCTGCCCTTCGCCTGCTTCATTTGCAGGCAGCCTTTTGTTGATCCGGTCGTCACGAAATGCAAGCACTACTTCTGTGAGCATTGCGCGCTGAAG CACCACTCGAAGAACAAGAAGTGCTTCGTGTGCAACAAAGCGACGCTGGGCATCTTCAACGCCGCGCAGGAGATCCGCAAGAAGATGGCGCAGgacaagaagcagcagcaggagcagtaA
- the LOC117844578 gene encoding cyclic nucleotide-gated ion channel 1, with protein MAGREERYVRFQDWRSEQSVSVVSDRVVSERGHNVFGLLKDRTAGAFSFLGNSSHAETLNKSASEERKRKTRVLDPQGPFLQRWNKIFVISCLVAVFVDPLFLYIPVINGEKNCLYLDKKLATTASILRFFTDIFYLLHMMFQFRTGFIAPSSRVFGRGVLVENTFAIGKRYMSTFFLVDFLAVLPLPQVFVLVVLPHLEGSEVMKAKIVLLIIIICQYVPRLLRIIPLYLQITRSAGILTETAWAGAAFNLLIYMLASHGFGALWYILSIQREDSCWRQACSNQIGCHPTLLYCESNTFGNNAFLQNACATNSSANPDPTFGIFLPALQNVSESKSFFEKLFYCFWWGLQNLSSLGQNMKTSTNTSENLFAVFVSTSGLVLFALLIGNVQTYLQSASVRIEEMRVKRRDTEQWMAHRLLPENLKERIMRHEQYRWQETRGVDEEGLLTNLPKDLRREIKRHLCLSLLMKVPMFENMDEQLLDAMCDRLKPMLYTEGSCMIREGDPVNEMLFIMRGTLESTTTNGGQTGFFNSNVLKGGDFCGEELLTWALDPTQASNLPGSTRTVKTLTEVEAFALRADDLKFVATQFRRLHSKQLQHTFRFYSQQWKTWAACFIQAAWHRYCRKKLEETLYEKEKRLQAAIVCDGTTSLSLGAALYASRFAGNMMRILRRNATRKARLQERVPARLLQKPAEPNFFAEDQ; from the exons ATGGCGGGGCGAGAGGAGAGATATGTGAG GTTTCAGGACTGGAGATCAGAGCAATCTGTTTCTGTTGTTTCAGATAGGGTAGTTTCAGAAAGAGGGCATAATGTCTTTGGCTTGCTAAAGGACAGAACTGCAGGAGCCTTTTCATTCCTAGGGAACTCTTCACATGCTGAAACTCTAAACAAATCTGCTTCAGAGGAAAGGAAGCGCAAAACAAGAGTTCTTGATCCTCAAGGTCCATTTTTGCAGAGATGGAACAAGATATTTGTGATATCATGTCTTGTTGCAGTTTTTGTGGACCCATTGTTCTTGTATATCCCGGTAATCAATGGTGAAAAGAATTGCCTGTACTTGGACAAGAAGTTGGCAACCACAGCAAGTATCCTGCGCTTTTTCACAGATATCTTCTATTTACTCCATATGATGTTTCAGTTCAGAACTGGCTTTATTGCTCCTTCTTCTAGAGTGTTCGGTCGGGGTGTCTTGGTTGAGAACACGTTTGCAATAGGGAAGCGGTATATGTCAACATTTTTTCTGGTTGATTTCTTAGCTGTTCTGCCCCTCCCTCAG GTATTTGTGTTGGTGGTGCTGCCCCATCTTGAAGGTTCCGAAGTTATGAAAGCAAAAATTGTACTGCTGATTATTATTATATGTCAATACGTGCCTCGACTGCTCCGAATAATACCACTTTACCTTCAAATCACAAGATCTGCTGGTATACTTACAGAGACAGCATGGGCTGGTGCTGCTTTCAACCTCTTAATTTATATGCTTGCCAGTCAT GGTTTTGGAGCTCTTTGGTACATTCTTTCCATCCAACGAGAAGACTCCTGTTGGAGACAAGCATGTAGCAATCAGATTGGCTGTCATCCTACATTGTTATATTGTGAGAGTAATACATTTGGAAATAATGCTTTCTTACAAAATGCTTGCGCAACAAATAGCAGTGCCAATCCAGATCCGACATTTGGAATATTTCTACCAGCTCTCCAGAATGTTTCAGAATCGAAGAGTTTCTTTGAGAAACTATTCTATTGCTTTTGGTGGGGGCTACAAAATCTAAG TTCTCTAGGTCAGAACATGAAAACAAGCACTAATACGTCGGAGAATCTGTTTGCGGTTTTTGTCTCAACATCAGGCTTGGTTCTATTTGCACTACTTATTGGTAACGTGCAG ACCTATTTACAGTCAGCCTCTGTGCGTATAGAAGAAATGAGAGTGAAAAGGCGTGATACAGAGCAGTGGATGGCACATAGGCTACTTCCTGAAAATCTGAAGGAGCGGATTATGCGCCATGAACAATATAGGTGGCAAGAAACAAGAGGTGTTGATGAAGAGGGCCTACTTACAAATCTTCCCAAGGATCTTCGAAGGGAGATAAAGAGACATCTTTGTTTGTCGCTTCTGATGAAG GTTCCAATGTTTGAAAACATGGATGAGCAGCTCTTGGATGCCATGTGTGATCGTCTAAAGCCCATGCTGTACACAGAAGGAAGCTGCATGATTCGTGAAGGTGACCCAGTGAATGAAATGCTCTTCATCATGAGAGGAACACTAGAGAGTACGACAACAAATGGAGGACAGACCGGCTTCTTCAACTCTAATGTTCTGAAAGGTGGTGACTTCTGTGGTGAAGAGCTCCTCACCTGGGCCCTTGACCCCACTCAAGCTTCGAATCTCCCCGGCTCAACTAGGACAGTGAAGACGTTGACTGAAGTTGAAGCTTTTGCTTTGAGGGCTGATGACTTGAAGTTTGTTGCCACCCAATTCAGGAGGCTTCACAGCAAACAGCTCCAACATACCTTCAGATTTTACTCACAGCAGTGGAAAACCTGGGCTGCTTGCTTCATACAGGCAGCGTGGCACAGATACTGCAGAAAGAAGCTTGAAGAGACTTTAtatgagaaggagaagaggttGCAAGCAGCAATTGTATGCGACGGCACTACTTCGCTCAGTCTTGGTGCTGCGCTCTACGCTTCACGTTTTGCTGGCAACATGATGCGGATCTTGCGGAGAAATGCCACCCGAAAGGCTCGTTTGCAAGAACGAGT
- the LOC117844605 gene encoding probable protein phosphatase 2C member 13, mitochondrial isoform X1 yields the protein MVCIGSLLRALVLRAAASAGRRRGPRVLCGGRAADVRVTPRHGYGWRGFRAVAGRMMLDSSDPASPAAAADAGQVQPQRRAAGAVAQAHDGGYASGGWEREDGKLSCGYSSFRGKRATMEDFYDVKLTEIDGQAVSLFGVFDGHGGSRAAEYLKEHLFENLLKHPEFLTDTKLAISETYQKTDTDFLESEASAFRDDGSTASTAVLVGDHLYVANVGDSRAVISKAGKAMALSEDHKPNRIDERKRIENAGGIVIWAGTWRVGGVLAMSRAFGNRLLKPYVVAEPEIQEEQVNGELECLVLASDGLWDVVENEEAVSLGKSEDAPESAARKLTEIAYSRGSADNITCIVVQFHHDKTG from the exons ATGGTATGCATCGGTAGCCTCCTGAGGGCGCTGGTGCTGCGTGCGGCGGCGTctgcgggcaggcggcgggggcCCAGGGTCCtgtgcggcggccgggcggcggatgTGCGCGTGACGCCCCGGCACGGATACGGCTGGCGCGGGTTCCGGGCGGTCGCGGGCAGGATGATGCTGGACTCCTCCGACCctgcctcccccgccgccgcggcggacgcgGGGCAGGTGCAGCCGCAGCGAcgcgcggcgggggcggtggcCCAGGCGCACGACGGTGGGTACGCCAGCGGCGGATGGGAGAG AGAAGATGGTAAACTGAGTTGTGGATACTCAAGTTTTAGAGGGAAGAGAGCTACCATGGAGGATTTCTATGATGTTAAGCTAACTGAAATTGATGGGCAAGCAGTTAGCCTGTTTGGTGTTTTCGACG GTCATGGAGGATCGCGTGCTGCTGAGTATTTGAAGGAACACTTATTTGAAAACCTTCTGAAGCACCCCGAGTTCTTGACAGACACAAAGCTTGCTATAA GTGAAACATATCAGAAAACAGATACGGATTTCTTGGAATCAGAAGCAAGTGCCTTCAGGGATGACGGTTCAACAGCTTCAACTGCAGTTTTGGTGGGTGACCATCTGTATGTTGCAAATGTTGGTGATTCTCGTGCTGTTATTTCAAAAGCTGGCAAAG CTATGGCACTTTCAGAAGATCACAAACCTAACAGGATCGATGAGCGAAAGAGAATTGAAAATGCTGGTGGTATTGTCATTTGGGCTG GTACTTGGAGGGTAGGTGGTGTATTGGCAATGTCCCGTGCATTTGGCAATCGTTTACTGAAGCCATATGTGGTGGCAGAGCCCGAAATTCAG GAAGAACAGGTCAATGGGGAGCTGGAATGCTTGGTTCTAGCTAGTGACGGGCTTTGGGATGTTGTGGAAAACGAG GAAGCTGTTTCCCTTGGGAAATCGGAAGATGCCCCCGAGTCGGCAGCTCGGAAACTGACAGAGATCGCCTACTCTCGCGGCAGCGCCGACAACATTACATGTATCGTGGTTCAGTTTCACCATGATAAAACCGGATGA
- the LOC117844605 gene encoding probable protein phosphatase 2C member 13, mitochondrial isoform X2 translates to MEDFYDVKLTEIDGQAVSLFGVFDGHGGSRAAEYLKEHLFENLLKHPEFLTDTKLAISETYQKTDTDFLESEASAFRDDGSTASTAVLVGDHLYVANVGDSRAVISKAGKAMALSEDHKPNRIDERKRIENAGGIVIWAGTWRVGGVLAMSRAFGNRLLKPYVVAEPEIQEEQVNGELECLVLASDGLWDVVENEEAVSLGKSEDAPESAARKLTEIAYSRGSADNITCIVVQFHHDKTG, encoded by the exons ATGGAGGATTTCTATGATGTTAAGCTAACTGAAATTGATGGGCAAGCAGTTAGCCTGTTTGGTGTTTTCGACG GTCATGGAGGATCGCGTGCTGCTGAGTATTTGAAGGAACACTTATTTGAAAACCTTCTGAAGCACCCCGAGTTCTTGACAGACACAAAGCTTGCTATAA GTGAAACATATCAGAAAACAGATACGGATTTCTTGGAATCAGAAGCAAGTGCCTTCAGGGATGACGGTTCAACAGCTTCAACTGCAGTTTTGGTGGGTGACCATCTGTATGTTGCAAATGTTGGTGATTCTCGTGCTGTTATTTCAAAAGCTGGCAAAG CTATGGCACTTTCAGAAGATCACAAACCTAACAGGATCGATGAGCGAAAGAGAATTGAAAATGCTGGTGGTATTGTCATTTGGGCTG GTACTTGGAGGGTAGGTGGTGTATTGGCAATGTCCCGTGCATTTGGCAATCGTTTACTGAAGCCATATGTGGTGGCAGAGCCCGAAATTCAG GAAGAACAGGTCAATGGGGAGCTGGAATGCTTGGTTCTAGCTAGTGACGGGCTTTGGGATGTTGTGGAAAACGAG GAAGCTGTTTCCCTTGGGAAATCGGAAGATGCCCCCGAGTCGGCAGCTCGGAAACTGACAGAGATCGCCTACTCTCGCGGCAGCGCCGACAACATTACATGTATCGTGGTTCAGTTTCACCATGATAAAACCGGATGA